AGCTGCTGCTGTTGCTCATACACCAGACCGATTTTTTCAGGCGCACCTGCTTTTTCACCGCTAAACAATTGAATGATATAAGGAAGATTAACGCCGACTGAAATTAAAAGTGCAAAGATCAAAGTGGTAACAATAAAAGATTTGGTTCTCACCTTATTCATGAATGTAAATCGAATAACTGTCCACATACTATTCATTGGATTCACCTACCGCCTTAATGAATATTTGATTTAACGTTGGTTCCTTCACTTCAAACCGGTGAATGACACTCTGTGACATCGCTGTATTCAGGATAGCCTGTGCTGCATCTACGTTGCTGATTCTTACGGAATAGCCATCCTCTGTTCGGCTGACTCCAGTTACACCCGGCAGCTGCTCCAGGCCCTTCACTTCACTTGAAGTTCCTAGCAACACCTCTTCACGGGGATAACGAGATTTGATTTCCTTAAGGTTACCTTTAACAACCGTGTTCGAACGATCCAAGATCGTAATGTTCTGGCACAGCTCCTCAACATGCTCCATTCGGTGTGTAGAGAACAAGATGCTCGTGCCCTTGTCGCGAAGTTCTTTAACCGTTGTCTTCAGCAATTCCACGTTAACCGGATCGAGACCGCTGAACGCTTCATCCAGAATCAGAATTTGCGGATTATGAACCACAGCGGCGATAAAGCCCATTTTTTGCTGATTACCTTTGGAAAGCTCTTCAATTTTCTTATTGTAATATTCCGGCACTTCAAAGCGATCGAGCCAATAACGAAGGCTCTTATCAGCCTCCTTGGCTGACATTCCCCGCAATTGTGCCAGATATGTGATTTGCTCGCTTACCTTAATTTTCGGATACAAGCCACGCTCTTCAGGAAGATATCCCATAATACGACGCAGCTCTTTACGGTACGGCTTGCCATTGTACATAATACTTCCTTCATCAGGATAAATAAGTCCTAACACCATACGCATCGTTGTTGTTTTGCCGGCACCGTTCGCTCCGAGAAGACCGTAGATTTCCCCCTCTTCCACTTGAAGCGAAATCTGATTGACTGCCGTTTTGTCGGCATAAATCTTAACCACATTTTCCAATTGCAATCGTTGCATTGTATGAACTCCTCTCTCCTATTCCTGCACTCCGGCAGGTTTATTCCCATGTATCCATAAGTTCAGCACTTCATCCAGCTCCAAACTGCGAGTCTGATGAAATGATATGCCGGCAGATTGTAATATTCTCTCGACTTCCAAACATTCCGTTGTAACAAAAGAGACGGTGGTTACCGTTTCTTGCTTCCAACTCACAATGCCCGGCAATTCGTTGACCAGAGAAGCATCTCCTGTAACCCAGCATTCCTTCCAGTTGTCCAGCAGGCTATCCTTCTCTACCATACCGAGATATTTCCCGTGATGCATGAGGATAATGTAATCGGCAAGCCTGCGGATTTCATCCACAATATGTGTGGACAATACAACTGTGGTCTTCCCATCTTTCATGCAACTCCTGAGCTGTTCCATCATTAGCTTCCAGGCAAACGGATCCAGACCCGAAGAAGGTTCATCCAGTAGCAGCAGTTTGGGCCGCGGAGCCAGGGCAGCTGCTATTTCGAATTTCCGCCGTTCTCCTTTGGACATCTTGTTCAGCTTGACGCCGCGAGGAACGCCGAACTTGGATAGCAGCTCGTCAAAAAAGTAACCATCCCAGCTGTCGTACCAGGAAGAACGGAACGCGGCCGCATCATCGACCGTCATATATTTCTCCTCTAAACTCAGCTGCTCCGGAACATAACCGATCTGTTGCCGGATTTCCAAGGGCAGACCTTTAGGAAAATCCCTACCGAACCAGCTGATTTCCCCTTCATCTGGAAACACCGTCTGAATCATCATATTCAATATGGTACTTTTCCCTGAGCCGTTCGGTCCGACCAGAGCAATAATGTATCCTTCCGGAATCGACAGATTTAAGGGCCCTATGCTTTTGGTGCGACGTCGTTTGATGATATTACGCATCTCAATCAACTGGGGTTCCATCGGCTTCACCTCCCGCTTGCCCATGATATTTCTGCTCAACGATTTCCATGAAGATCGATTTCAATTCTTCTTCACTGCAATGTACAGAGAGTCCCGTATCGACTGCAGCCGTTAAAGCTTCAACAACGGTATCCCGCTTAAATCGCTCCCGCATCTGATCGCCGACGCCGGCAACGAATGTCCCAGTTCCTTGTCGCGTCCGCAGCAAGCCTTCATTCTCTAGGTCCTGATACACCCGCCGAACCGTTATAACACTACAGTTCAAACCACTGGCAAATTCCCTTATCGACGGCAAAAGTGTCCCCTCCTCGATCTGTCCGCTGATGATAAGTGACCTTAACTGCGTCTCAATCTGGTGATACAAGGGCTCAGCACTGTGCTCATTAATTTGAATCGGGATTCGCACCCTCTTTCACCTCACCTTGTCTACATAATCCGTGGCGCAGCAAAACATTTTTCGTATGATGTTCATCATGATAGATCCCTTAACCGCATACGCTTATAAGTCAACCGACACATCAGAATATATCCTGTAAGTCCTAGCGCTAACGAGCCCCACATCACTGGCGATAACAGCTTCCACTTATACGAAGCAACTACAAAGTAACCAAACAGGCTTATCCGGAAACCACTTACGAATATCAAGCCCAGCATGATAACTCCAAAAATGAACATTAGCAGAATGGTAAACCAGAAATAGGCCTTTCCGCTGCTCATAAATTCGAAATAGATGTACAGTCCGTGAATCAGAATTCCGATTCCGATCCAGCTAATACCAAAGGAAGCGTAAGCCGCCAAATCCATGTAAGATCTAAGGTCCGATGCAATCGCGTAAGTAACCCCGAAGAAAACAATTCCGTTCAAAACAAAAGCGCTTAACCCCATAAAGGCTCTGCTCAATATAACGGCTTCTGTAGGAACCGGAATACTCCGATAATAGAACAGCATCTGAGTGTATGAGTCCTCACTCAAATATTTGAATGATCTTCTTGAGAAAAAGAATCCCATCATAGGGCTCACCATCATCATAAGAAAGTCAGCAAACGGATTAAAAAATTCATGATCCTCAAATTGGCGGTTTATCAAAAAGCTGAATGAGATTGCCATATAGAGCATAAAAAATGTGGTCCACAACCACAGGAACTTATCACACTTGATGTCTTTAGACACAATCTTCATCGCATGGTTGACGATTTGCAACTCCGTTCACCCTTCCATCCGTGTTATATAACTGTGCTTATCTGTGCTTAGTGTGTATATCTTTATACACAGTATATAGTGCTGATTTAAAGGTGTCAACCCTAATAATTCCAAATTCCCGCACAAAAAAATCCGGCAGTTAAGACCTGCCGGATACGTTTCATGTATTTAATATCATTAATTTACGATCACTTACATACCGAAAATAACTTTCCACATAGGCTGCGTATGACCGCCCGGATACAAAACATACAGCAGTGAATACACCGCAACACCCGTAATTGCTGTGAAAAACCAAATGACTGCAGTTACTCGACCCCATTTCCGGTGCTTGGAATACTTCTCCTTAAACCCGAGAGTAAGGGTTGTAAGTCCGAATACCGCAGCTACGGTAGCCAGTGTAATATGGAAAATCAGGAATACCTGATAATATGGTTTCAGGTCATCCGGTCCTCCCCATGAAGTATTGCCGATAAATATGGTGCGTGAAGAATAGATGATAAAGAAGATAATCGCTGTGATAGCAGCCCATATCATAACCTTCTTATGCTGCTCTCTCTTACCTTTGATGATGAGTCTCCAACCAATCGCAACGAGCACGGCGCTGATGACGATAAACGTGGTGCTAATAGTGGGAAACAGTGTGTACAAATCCATGAATATCCTCCTCAATAAAATTACGCTTGATTCAGTTTACTAGTAGGTGGTTCTGTCGGTATCGGATCATCCTCTTTATTTTCCCGTTTGTACCAATGGAAAAATACGTAGGCCAGCATCG
Above is a window of Paenibacillus uliginis N3/975 DNA encoding:
- a CDS encoding ABC transporter ATP-binding protein, with amino-acid sequence MEPQLIEMRNIIKRRRTKSIGPLNLSIPEGYIIALVGPNGSGKSTILNMMIQTVFPDEGEISWFGRDFPKGLPLEIRQQIGYVPEQLSLEEKYMTVDDAAAFRSSWYDSWDGYFFDELLSKFGVPRGVKLNKMSKGERRKFEIAAALAPRPKLLLLDEPSSGLDPFAWKLMMEQLRSCMKDGKTTVVLSTHIVDEIRRLADYIILMHHGKYLGMVEKDSLLDNWKECWVTGDASLVNELPGIVSWKQETVTTVSFVTTECLEVERILQSAGISFHQTRSLELDEVLNLWIHGNKPAGVQE
- a CDS encoding ABC transporter ATP-binding protein, which translates into the protein MQRLQLENVVKIYADKTAVNQISLQVEEGEIYGLLGANGAGKTTTMRMVLGLIYPDEGSIMYNGKPYRKELRRIMGYLPEERGLYPKIKVSEQITYLAQLRGMSAKEADKSLRYWLDRFEVPEYYNKKIEELSKGNQQKMGFIAAVVHNPQILILDEAFSGLDPVNVELLKTTVKELRDKGTSILFSTHRMEHVEELCQNITILDRSNTVVKGNLKEIKSRYPREEVLLGTSSEVKGLEQLPGVTGVSRTEDGYSVRISNVDAAQAILNTAMSQSVIHRFEVKEPTLNQIFIKAVGESNE
- a CDS encoding GntR family transcriptional regulator: MRIPIQINEHSAEPLYHQIETQLRSLIISGQIEEGTLLPSIREFASGLNCSVITVRRVYQDLENEGLLRTRQGTGTFVAGVGDQMRERFKRDTVVEALTAAVDTGLSVHCSEEELKSIFMEIVEQKYHGQAGGEADGTPVD
- a CDS encoding DUF420 domain-containing protein, whose product is MDLYTLFPTISTTFIVISAVLVAIGWRLIIKGKREQHKKVMIWAAITAIIFFIIYSSRTIFIGNTSWGGPDDLKPYYQVFLIFHITLATVAAVFGLTTLTLGFKEKYSKHRKWGRVTAVIWFFTAITGVAVYSLLYVLYPGGHTQPMWKVIFGM